Proteins encoded by one window of Scatophagus argus isolate fScaArg1 chromosome 4, fScaArg1.pri, whole genome shotgun sequence:
- the LOC124058136 gene encoding uncharacterized protein LOC124058136: MSKPSRKKHISLSPFRRTQKAANNRRLCIIWINRMVKKQVEKQMGELRSEFLLMFQDLREEMAAVLQEIRELVAEKARERALHRAKVDQQWMTLRWLTTMEDEYKKKTGEDEQDEAQSLNLGSLSFTFSEKSLDSSSSSMTKTSKCEVEDHLKILSDVSNHTDTNDGDTSGGNTSDVCNDAETSSQPAKHQQRKNRRIPTDVANVASQQKKESEEGESSRSSFHGDHSFMNGECGEKAQLDRTKEEEDLVMERQWIEWMDKQEVSEKKVNIKVKPIDQLNTEKQEEAAAPASKGEKKEQNPKGVGTVKKMKTYISGLFNPHSSDKWVRLEEED, from the exons ATGTCCAAACCcagcagaaagaaacacatcagtttgtCCCCTTTCAG GAGGACACAAAAGGCAGCAAACAACAGAAGGCTCTGCATCATATGGATCAACAGGATGGTGAAAAAGCAAGTGGAGAAGCAAATGGGAGAGCTGCGTTCAGAATTCCTTCTCATGTTTCAGGACCTGAGAGAGGAGATGGCGGCTGTGCTTCAGGAAATAAGAGAGCTGGTTGCagaaaaagcaagagagagagccCTACATCGTGCCAAGGTGGACCAGCAGTGGATGACATTAAGATGGCTAACAACAATGGAGGATGAATACAAGAAGAAAACTGGAGAAGACGAACAAGATGAAGCACAATCGCTGAACCTGGGGTCATTAAGCTTCACCTTTTCTGAAAAATCCTTAGATAGCAGTTCCTCCTcaatgacaaaaacatccaaGTGTGAGGTTGAGGACCACTTAAAGATTTTGTCAGATGTCTCCAATCATACTGATACGAATGACGGTGACACAAGTGGTGGTAACACCAGTGATGTCTGCAATGATGCTGAAACCAGCTCACAACCAGCTAAACATCAGCAACGCAAAAACCGACGAATTCCAACAGATGTTGCCAATGTCGCCAGCCAGCAGAAGAAGGAATCAGAGGAGGGTGAAAGTTCAAGGAGCTCCTTTCACGGGGACCACAGCTTCATGAATGGGGAATGTGGAGAAAAAGCCCAACTGGACAGaacaaaagaggaggaggatttaGTGATGGAGAGGCAATGGATAGAATGGatggacaaacaggaagtgagtgaaaaaaaagtgaatatcAAAGTAAAGCCAATTGACCAACTGAATactgaaaaacaggaagaggctgcagctcctgcatcaaagggggaaaaaaaggagcaaaaccCAAAAGGTGTGGgcacagtgaagaaaatgaagacataCATCAGTGGCCTTTTTAATCCTCATTCATCTGATAAATGGGTGCGATTAGAAGAAGAGGACTGA